From Aedes albopictus strain Foshan chromosome 1, AalbF5, whole genome shotgun sequence, one genomic window encodes:
- the LOC134284982 gene encoding cytosolic endo-beta-N-acetylglucosaminidase, with translation MASEIELCEDGHECQPIHTIEDLLKFERNPVSWRNLVLPITPRSRSRHLGERYQEIDFDAGVTEFVDDRSRPQVLLCHDFKGNYLSDRFVNGTTGQEWVDYRFYNWAAVDIFCYFSHSFVTIPTLQWLNCAHKNGVKVIGTFIVEGGNVEKLKDILQSDESMQKVADALITVAKICQFQGWLLNIECALDEEKIPRLKDFVSYLTRKSHDRIPGSMIIWYDAITEKGLLSWQNELNSLNQGFFAACDGIFLNYTWTRKHLERSENFIRNYYPRRKLDVFVGIDVFGRGQTAKLDTHSTLASVMEFKFSTAIFAPGWTFESLEESMRREQLDQVQCNDRFLKLNDRFWNLLWKYLYVRGPTELPFYTSFCLGSGKTRNRLGKKLDESWFNLSRQGFQPSIPYAAPRNHRIDPIYWTHSFETALDGGSCLRVEDIHPNCRLFACDFACVGDLVVGYAFRRSSELSADVRLVLKAYNTRYHDSVKIVCGGEDCHLSDRRNEMKALLLDSEDWPTLLELKAQLKLPLVAAINGWEIRYYYLSFEAIAQPVSIVDIGVELVKDDPKDHVLLGAISLQAGFPANRQRIRKRSIVTFSA, from the exons ACGGCCACGAGTGTCAGCCCATTCATACGATCGAGGATTTGCTGAAGTTCGAGCGCAATCCAGTCAGTTGGCGCAATTTGGTGCTACCGATCACGCCTCGATCGCGATCGAGGCACCTCGGCGAACGCTACCAGGAGATCGACTTCGACGCCGGAGTAACGGAGTTCGTGGACGATCGCAGCCGTCCGCAGGTACTGCTGTGCCATGACTTCAAAGGGAACTACTTGTCCGATCGGTTCGTCAACGGGACGACCGGACAGGAATGGGTCGACTACCGATTCTACAACTGGGCTGCCGTGGACATCTTCTGCTACTTCAGCCACAGCTTCGTAACGATTCCGACCTTGCAGTGGCTGAACTGTGCTCACAAGAATGGCGTCAAGGTAATCGGGACGTTCATCGTCGAAGGCGGCAATGTCGAGAAGCTCAAGGACATCTTACAGTCTGACGAATCCATGCAGAAAGTTGCTGATGCGCTGATCACCGTGGCGAAGATCTGTCAATTTCAG GGTTGGCTCCTAAACATCGAGTGCGCCCTGGACGAGGAGAAGATCCCCCGTCTCAAGGACTTCGTATCCTATCTGACTCGGAAATCGCACGACCGTATCCCCGGTAGTATGATCATCTGGTACGACGCGATCACCGAGAAGGGCCTCCTCAGCTGGCAGAACGAGCTGAACAGCCTCAACCAGGGATTCTTCGCGGCGTGCGACGGAATCTTCCTGAACTACACCTGGACTAGGAAGCATCTGGAGCGATCGGAGAACTTCATTCGCAATTACTATCCTCGCCGGAAGCTGGACGTGTTCGTGGGGATAGACGTTTTCGGACGCGGTCAAACCGCGAAGCTCGACACCCATTCCACCCTGGCTTCCGTCATGGAGTTCAAATTCTCCACGGCGATCTTCGCTCCCGGGTGGACCTTCGAATCGCTCGAAGAGTCCATGCGACGCGAGCAGCTCGATCAGGTTCAGTGCAACGATCGTTTCCTAAAGCTAAACGATCGCTTCTGGAACCTGCTGTGGAAGTATCTGTACGTTCGGGGCCCCACGGAACTTCCCTTCTACACGTCGTTCTGTTTGGGTTCGGGCAAGACCCGGAACCGTTTGGGGAAGAAGCTGGACGAGTCGTGGTTCAATCTGTCGCGTCAAGGTTTCCAGCCGAGTATTCCGTATGCCGCGCCGAGGAACCACAGGATCGATCCGATCTACTGGACGCACAGCTTCGAGACGGCGCTGGACGGTGGATCGTGCCTACGGGTGGAAGACATCCATCCGAATTGTCGGTTGTTTGCGTGTGATTTCGCATGTGTTGGTGATCTGGTGGTGGGCTATGCATTCCGAAGAAGTAGTGAATTGAGTGCGGATGTGAGATTGGTGCTGAAGGCGTACAATACGCGGTATCATGATTCGGTGAAGATCGTGTGTGGTGGGGAAGATTGCCATTTGAGTGATAGAAGAAATGAAATGAAGGCGTTGCTGCTGGACAGCGAAGATTGGCCGACATTGCTGGAGTTGAAGGCGCAGTTGAAGTTACCACTGGTGGCGGCTATCAACGGATGGGAAATAAG ATACTACTACCTATCGTTCGAAGCCATCGCCCAACCGGTCTCGATCGTGGACATCGGCGTCGAGTTGGTGAAAGATGACCCCAAGGACCACGTCCTGCTGGGGGCCATTTCGCTCCAAGCCGGTTTCCCCGCCAACCGCCAGCGCATCCGGAAGCGCTCGATCGTAACGTTTAGTGCGTGA